The window catacaccgttgataggtggctccggcatttctgaggccaaagggcatcgtaacatagcagtacatgccgaaaggtgtgataaaggaagtcgcgagctggtcggactctttcatcttgatttggtggtaaccggagtaagcatcaagaaaggacaagagctcacatcccgcagtagtgtctacaatctgatcgattcgtggcaaaggaaatggaaccttcggacatgtcttatttaaactagtgtagtctacacacatcctccagctcccactctttttcttcactaatactgggttagctagccactcgggatggaatacctctttgatgaatccggccgccagaagtttctgcaactcctcgccgatcgcccggcgcttgagctcgtcgaagcgtcttaggcgctgcttcaccagcttggagttgggtcggacatcaagagagtgctcggcgacctcccgcggtatgccaggcatgtccgcggggctccacgcaaagatatctgcgttggcgcggaggaaatcgacgagcaccacttcctatttgtcgtcgagggtggcgctgatctgcaacaccttgtcgtcggagcggcttgggtcgaggggtactttcttgataccctcggcgggctcgaagctcccggcgtgtcggtgcgtggagtctaaggcctcgctcgccattttgtcgagggtggctgcgagggcctcgtcctccgcttgagcttccgtgcgctcaacgcactcaacgtcgcactcgtaggcgtgctcgaacgaagagccaatggtgatgacgccctttggacctGGCATTTTGagtttgaggtaggtgtagttggggacggccataaacttggcgtagcaaggacgaccaaggatggcatgataggaccctcgaaatcccaccacctcgaaagtgagtacctccttgcgaaagttggctgctgtgccgaagcacacaggcagatcaatctggccgaggggttggactcgcttccccggcgcaacgccatgaaatggcgacttactggg is drawn from Panicum virgatum strain AP13 chromosome 1N, P.virgatum_v5, whole genome shotgun sequence and contains these coding sequences:
- the LOC120653797 gene encoding uncharacterized protein LOC120653797 — encoded protein: MDGGSGLNIMYAPTLELMGIGLDKLRPSKSPFHGVAPGKRVQPLGQIDLPVCFGTAANFRKEVLTFEVVGFRGSYHAILGRPCYAKFMAVPNYTYLKLKMPGPKGVITIGSSFEHAYECDVECVERTEAQAEDEALAATLDKMASEALDSTHRHAGSFEPAEGIKKVPLDPSRSDDKVLQISATLDDK